The DNA window TCAAGGGGAGGCCATCTGCATAGCGCCGACGGCTCGGCCAGCTCCGGCAGTCCGGCGACGTGGTCGGTGTGCCAGTGGGTGATGAAGATGCGGTCCAGGCGTTCGATGCGCTCGCGCTCGAGCTGCGAGGCCAGGTCCGGCGAGGCATCGATCAGCACGCTCTCCTTGCCCTGAACGAGCAGACTGGCGCGGGTGCGCCGCAGGGCCGGATCACTGCGGGCGGCAGTGCAGTTCGGACAACTGCAGAAGAAGGCCGGCACCGGAA is part of the Candidatus Brocadiaceae bacterium genome and encodes:
- a CDS encoding MBL fold metallo-hydrolase; amino-acid sequence: MKPIDERLQLVFLGSSGCIPVPAFFCSCPNCTAARSDPALRRTRASLLVQGKESVLIDASPDLASQLERERIERLDRIFITHWHTDHVAGLPELAEPSALCRWPPL